The genomic interval ATAAAATATACCGGTGATCATGCGCAACAAGGTGGTCTTTCCTGCGCCGTTAGGCCCCAGTAACCCGAAGATGCTGCCCTTGGGAATAAAAAAACTGATATCGTCTACTGCCTTGTGAGTGGCATAGTATTTACGCAGATGTTTTATTTCTATGAGGTTCATAGAATAAATGTAAAAAAATAATATGAGAGAAAGGAAATTACCTCAATATACTCTCTGCGGCCTGCGCGTAGGCAGCACCGATGCTGACGGGTACCTGACCGATGTATAGACAGTTCCTGTCTGCCTTTTCGATTTTGTTGTTCGCTACAATGAATGACCGGTGTACCCGGGTAAACTTATCAGGCGGCAGCAGGGCCAGGGCTTCCTGCATAGACAGGCGGGAAAGGATGCGTTTATCTTTCAAAACAAAGCTGATATAATTACCCGCACTTTCCAGGTACAGGATATCGTCAAACGGTACCTTATATTGTTCATAACCGCTCTTGATCATGATATGAGCAGGCACATCCGATTTCTGACGTTGTTGTATCAGTTCCTGTAATGCCTTTGCTTTGTTGCATGCTTTCAGGAAACGTTCAAAGGAAAATGGCTTCAGTAAATAATCCAGTGCATCCAGCTCAAAGCTTTGCACAGCATGTTCGGAATAAGCGGTGGTAAATATTACCATTGGTCCCCCGGGCAAGGTTGTCATCAGTTCCAGCCCGGAAATGTCGGGCATACGTATGTCGAGAAAAAGCAGGTCTACCTTTTCCTGCTGCAGATACTCCAATGCCTTGAACGGATCGGTGAAATAACCTTTTATCTCCAGGAACGGGACCTGCACAGCATGTGTACGTATTACGGACAATGCCACCTGTTCATCATCTATGGCAATAGCAGTTAATCTCATACTATTTCAATGGTGAGATGTACAAAATATTCTGTGGCGGTTTCCCGGATGTTCAACTCGTGCTTTTCAGGATACAACAATGCCAGGCGCTGCCGTACATTATACAATCCGATGCCCATGCTGTCTTTTTCTACTTCAGCGGCTCTATTTGCATGTACAGTATTATATACATCGAAATAGATCTTTTCCGGCGTGCAGGATAAAGATATTGTAATACGCGACCTGCTGCGCTGGCTGATGCCATGTTTAAAAGCATTCTCCACGAAAGGGATCAGCAGCATAGGCGCTATTTCATGATCACAATGCGTGTCATTTATATTGACTTCGATCTGTATATCCGGCGTTCCCTGTGCGCGCAAACGTTGCAGTGCGATATAGTTCTCCAGGTAAGCTATTTCCTTGGTGAGCGATATACGTTCCAGTATATTATCATGCAACATAAACCGCATCATATCCCCCAGTTTCTGAATGCCCTCGCTGGTGGAAGATGCCTTCTCCATCAATGCAGTGCCGTATAAAGTATTCAATGCGTTGAAAAGAAAATGTGGATTGATCTGCCAGCGAAGAAAGTCCAGTCCTGTTTCTGACTGATCGAGCGCCTTACGTAATCCGAGAATGGTATTACTGCGGGACTGCCGCATGTTGAAGATCCATAATGATAAAGGCAACACCAGGAACAGCGCACCTGCATACAAAAGGAAGCAAACTGCCAGTAGTGCCGGCGCCTGAACATGGTGATCCATGATCCAGAATAAGGGAAGCAGCGCTAAAGCAGTCAGGCTGGTGAATGCTGCATCTCTTATCAATATACGCAGGTTGCGATGGAGATGGTAACGGGGCAGCAGGCGATACTGTAATATAAAGTAGGTACCTCCGAGGTATGAGCCAATGAAGAACATTAAAACACCTTTATCGATCGTTCTTCTCCCCGGCAATATCAGCGTAATTGCTGCCAGCAGCAACAGCATCGTGATCAGCTCTATGATCACCTGGTTGAACCATGGTTTCTTGGAGATCTTCGGATGCAGCTGTTGAAAGTACAGGTACCTGACAGCATAATACAGTGCATATAATGTGGCGTAAAAGATTGTAATAATAAAAGCTGATTTTGCGCAATGCATATGTACACCACGCACAGTTTTGTATACACCAAACAGATAGCCGTCATACCAGGTAGAAGCAACCAGTATCACCAGAAATACCGCGCCGCAGGTGATTGCTAGTAATGGCACTCCTATCTTCCAACGCCCCTTTTCAAAAAAGGAAGGGATGATCCAGGTGTTGGTACTCAGGAACGCGAGATATACAACAGTAATATGCGCAAGCAATGGTAACAGGTAATGTTTATAATAATCAAACACCTGGTGGTACCTGGCAAACTTGTAACCATACTCATGTTGCAGATCGAATACGTTATAAGAAACGCTCTTATATAGAAGAGAGAATATAATCAACAGGAAAAGCCCTGTTGCAACACCCAGTTCTGTTTTTCTTAGCTGGTTCATAAGGATAAAACTTTCAGCAATGATAGTTATCCCTTTTACACTTTTTGAAAAAGTGTGATAAAACGGATACTATGCGTGATAGAAAGCCACGATCCGCTCTGCTACCCGTTCTCCGTCCATAGCGGCCGACACGATACCACCTGCATACCCGGCTCCTTCCCCGCAAGGGTACAAGCCGCTGATCTGCGGGTGCATGAGTGTATCGTCTTCGCGGGGGATGCGTACGGGAGAAGAAGTGCGGGACTCTGTGGCTACAAGAATAGCATCAGCCGTATAGTATCCCTTCATCTTACGGCCAAACGCTTTAAAGGCGGCGGCCAGTCTTTGATGTACACTAACGGGCAGGACTTCACGGAGATCAACACTGTTTACACCGGGCAGGTAAGAGCAGGGTGGCAGGGTCGTGGATACTTTATTGTGTACAAAATCCGTCATCCGTTGAGCGGGCGCAACAAATTGTCCGCCGCCGGCAGTAAAGGCATCACGCTCTACCATCTGCTGATAATACATAGCCGCCAGCGGGCCTTTATCAGCAAAAGGCAAAAAGTCTGTTTCATCAACGGTAACTACCATTCCGGAATTAGCGTAGGGGTTATCACGTCTTGAAGGAGACCATCCGTTCACCACCAGTTCGCCCGGATCTGTAGACGCTGGTGCAATAATGCCTCCGGGGCACATACAGAAAGAGAACACTCCCCTTCCATCCACCTGTTCTACCAGGCTATAGCTGGCTGGGGGTAAATACTCATTTCTTGTGGGGCAATGATATTGTGCACTGTCAATTAATGCCTGCGGATGTTCTACACGAACACCCAATGCAAATGGTTTGGCACTGATGAGAATATTTTTCTGATGTAACAGGCGGAAGATGTCCCTGGCAGAGTGGCCTGTAGCGAGAATGACCTGGGAAGCGGAAAAGGTTTGTCCGCCGGCAGTCAGCACACCCGTCACTTCATTATTCCTGGTTAAAATATCAGTTACTTTCTGTTCAAATAATACCATACCACCACTATTGGTGATCTGCTCCCGCATGGCTACAATAATATGTGGTAATTTATTGGTACCTATATGAGGGTGTGCATCATACATGATCTTTTCAGTAGCGCCGAAATGGACGAAGATGCTGAGTATGCGGTTGATGTCGCCACGCTTA from Chitinophaga filiformis carries:
- a CDS encoding sensor histidine kinase, translated to MNQLRKTELGVATGLFLLIIFSLLYKSVSYNVFDLQHEYGYKFARYHQVFDYYKHYLLPLLAHITVVYLAFLSTNTWIIPSFFEKGRWKIGVPLLAITCGAVFLVILVASTWYDGYLFGVYKTVRGVHMHCAKSAFIITIFYATLYALYYAVRYLYFQQLHPKISKKPWFNQVIIELITMLLLLAAITLILPGRRTIDKGVLMFFIGSYLGGTYFILQYRLLPRYHLHRNLRILIRDAAFTSLTALALLPLFWIMDHHVQAPALLAVCFLLYAGALFLVLPLSLWIFNMRQSRSNTILGLRKALDQSETGLDFLRWQINPHFLFNALNTLYGTALMEKASSTSEGIQKLGDMMRFMLHDNILERISLTKEIAYLENYIALQRLRAQGTPDIQIEVNINDTHCDHEIAPMLLIPFVENAFKHGISQRSRSRITISLSCTPEKIYFDVYNTVHANRAAEVEKDSMGIGLYNVRQRLALLYPEKHELNIRETATEYFVHLTIEIV
- a CDS encoding NAD(P)/FAD-dependent oxidoreductase — encoded protein: MIQQLSLKLLPSQAASDITIIGEAAAALGIKPSAITGFHLLKRSIDARSRQVYFMLTVKVFVNEPFQERERIIPIYDILPADAPQAIIVGAGPAGLFAALRLIEAGIRPIVLERGKDVRARRRDLAALNKMGVVNPDSNYCFGEGGAGTYSDGKLYTRSNKRGDINRILSIFVHFGATEKIMYDAHPHIGTNKLPHIIVAMREQITNSGGMVLFEQKVTDILTRNNEVTGVLTAGGQTFSASQVILATGHSARDIFRLLHQKNILISAKPFALGVRVEHPQALIDSAQYHCPTRNEYLPPASYSLVEQVDGRGVFSFCMCPGGIIAPASTDPGELVVNGWSPSRRDNPYANSGMVVTVDETDFLPFADKGPLAAMYYQQMVERDAFTAGGGQFVAPAQRMTDFVHNKVSTTLPPCSYLPGVNSVDLREVLPVSVHQRLAAAFKAFGRKMKGYYTADAILVATESRTSSPVRIPREDDTLMHPQISGLYPCGEGAGYAGGIVSAAMDGERVAERIVAFYHA
- a CDS encoding LytR/AlgR family response regulator transcription factor, with protein sequence MRLTAIAIDDEQVALSVIRTHAVQVPFLEIKGYFTDPFKALEYLQQEKVDLLFLDIRMPDISGLELMTTLPGGPMVIFTTAYSEHAVQSFELDALDYLLKPFSFERFLKACNKAKALQELIQQRQKSDVPAHIMIKSGYEQYKVPFDDILYLESAGNYISFVLKDKRILSRLSMQEALALLPPDKFTRVHRSFIVANNKIEKADRNCLYIGQVPVSIGAAYAQAAESILR